One Pseudomonas tolaasii NCPPB 2192 genomic window carries:
- a CDS encoding TonB-dependent siderophore receptor produces MQSPTLSRTPLAKAIRPQPARRAVLPGALLALLLLSGTQAQATPVALDIPAQPLATALQQLGKQANLEILYSPDSIKGLKSGAVSGSLEPGQALGTMLLGSGMTFQMTNNTVSLVPATGESGALQLGAVSISGMAPGSTSEGTGSYTAYSSSSSTRLNLTQKETPQSVTVITRQRLDDQKLTNLTEVLEATPGITVLRVGVGAENDTYWSRGFQINNFEIDGVPTSSRLDNTTQNTAMYDRVEVVRGATGLISGSGTPSATINLIRKRPTADAQASITGEAGSWDRYGTGFDVSGPLNDAGNIRGRLVVDYKKQNSWVDRVKSDSQLVYGISEFDLSDATMLTVGFSYINNQVNDPLRTGFQTFFSNGNRTHFGRSANSAPDWSYNDRKQTNVFTSIEHQFDNGWSGKVEVSHTQNQFDELINYMNGDIDQATGAGAYLYPNRWSGTPRQNNLDAYLTGPFNLFGREHELIAGVTMSQYNENTPSHGGWFGPWTGYDGTVPNIYKWNGSGANRPDTTTVGKSYIEENQYAAYLTSRFHVTDDTALILGGRVTDWKRNNKVITYADPTQNSESKETRNGVFLPYAGIVYDLNSTWSLYASYTKIFNPQAYGIKDENRKPLDPQEGTGYEVGVKGSFNDDKLNASLALFKIDQDNLAVFVRDPDVYRSVQGTTTKGVELELNGELSEGWQASAGYAYSVSTDDNDQRIVTTSPRNSLKTFTSYRLPGMLDKITVGGGVNWQSKTGMDLHKFEQGSYAITNLMARYDISKNLSATLNVNNVFDRTYYAYADNWSVYGAPRNFMTSFKYTF; encoded by the coding sequence ATGCAAAGCCCTACCCTGTCCCGAACGCCGCTGGCAAAAGCGATCCGCCCACAACCCGCCCGGCGTGCGGTCCTGCCTGGCGCCCTGTTGGCCCTGTTGCTGCTCAGCGGCACACAAGCCCAGGCTACCCCGGTAGCACTGGATATCCCTGCCCAACCGCTGGCGACGGCGCTGCAGCAACTGGGGAAACAGGCCAACCTGGAAATTCTCTACAGCCCGGATTCGATCAAGGGCCTCAAGTCGGGCGCCGTATCGGGTTCGCTGGAGCCGGGCCAGGCACTGGGCACCATGCTGCTGGGGAGCGGCATGACGTTTCAGATGACAAACAACACCGTGTCGCTGGTGCCGGCCACCGGCGAGTCCGGCGCCTTGCAACTGGGTGCCGTGTCCATCTCCGGCATGGCGCCAGGCTCGACCTCCGAAGGCACCGGTTCTTACACCGCGTACTCCTCCAGCAGTTCGACACGGCTGAACCTGACCCAGAAGGAAACGCCGCAATCGGTGACCGTCATCACCCGCCAGCGCCTCGATGACCAAAAGCTCACCAACCTCACCGAAGTGCTGGAAGCCACACCGGGCATCACGGTATTGCGCGTCGGCGTGGGAGCGGAAAACGACACTTACTGGTCCCGTGGTTTCCAGATCAACAACTTTGAAATCGACGGTGTGCCCACCTCGTCGCGTCTGGACAACACCACCCAGAACACCGCCATGTATGACCGGGTTGAGGTGGTGCGCGGCGCCACCGGCCTGATCAGTGGCTCGGGCACGCCTTCAGCGACCATCAACCTGATCCGCAAGCGCCCGACCGCCGACGCCCAGGCCAGCATCACCGGCGAAGCCGGCAGTTGGGACCGCTACGGCACGGGCTTCGACGTCTCCGGCCCGCTGAACGACGCCGGCAACATCCGTGGTCGCCTGGTGGTCGATTACAAGAAGCAGAACTCCTGGGTCGACCGGGTGAAGTCCGATTCGCAGCTGGTCTACGGTATTTCCGAATTCGACCTCAGCGACGCGACCATGCTGACCGTAGGTTTCAGCTACATCAACAACCAGGTCAACGACCCGCTGCGCACCGGTTTCCAGACCTTCTTCAGCAACGGCAACCGCACCCACTTCGGCCGCTCCGCCAACAGCGCGCCGGATTGGTCGTATAACGACCGCAAACAAACCAACGTCTTCACCTCCATCGAGCACCAGTTCGATAACGGCTGGAGCGGCAAGGTCGAAGTCAGCCACACCCAGAACCAGTTCGATGAGCTGATCAACTACATGAACGGTGATATCGACCAGGCCACCGGCGCCGGGGCCTACCTGTACCCGAACCGCTGGTCCGGCACACCGCGCCAGAACAACCTCGACGCCTACCTCACCGGCCCGTTCAACCTGTTCGGCCGCGAGCATGAGCTGATCGCCGGTGTCACCATGTCGCAGTACAACGAAAACACCCCAAGCCATGGCGGCTGGTTCGGCCCATGGACCGGGTATGACGGCACGGTGCCCAACATCTATAAATGGAACGGCAGCGGCGCCAACCGGCCAGACACCACAACGGTCGGCAAGAGCTACATCGAAGAAAACCAGTATGCGGCCTACCTGACCTCGCGTTTCCACGTCACCGACGACACGGCACTGATTTTGGGCGGCCGCGTGACTGACTGGAAACGTAACAACAAAGTGATCACCTACGCCGACCCTACCCAGAACTCTGAAAGCAAGGAAACCCGCAACGGGGTTTTCCTGCCTTACGCCGGTATCGTCTACGACCTGAACAGCACATGGTCGCTGTATGCCAGCTACACCAAGATCTTCAACCCGCAGGCCTATGGCATCAAGGACGAAAACCGCAAGCCGCTGGACCCTCAGGAAGGCACCGGGTATGAGGTTGGGGTCAAGGGCAGTTTCAACGACGACAAGCTGAACGCCAGCCTGGCGTTGTTCAAGATCGACCAGGACAACCTGGCGGTGTTCGTGCGTGATCCGGACGTCTATCGCTCGGTCCAGGGCACCACCACCAAAGGCGTGGAGCTGGAACTCAACGGCGAACTGAGCGAAGGCTGGCAGGCCTCCGCCGGCTACGCCTACAGCGTCAGCACCGACGACAACGATCAACGTATCGTGACCACCAGCCCGCGCAACAGCCTCAAAACCTTCACCAGCTACCGTCTGCCCGGCATGCTGGACAAAATCACCGTGGGCGGTGGCGTAAACTGGCAGAGCAAGACCGGTATGGACCTGCACAAGTTCGAACAAGGCAGCTACGCAATCACCAACCTGATGGCGCGCTACGACATCAGCAAAAACCTGAGCGCCACGCTCAACGTCAACAACGTATTCGACCGCACCTACTACGCCTACGCCGACAACTGGAGCGTGTACGGAGCGCCGCGTAACTTCATGACGAGCTTCAAATACACGTTCTGA